The Archocentrus centrarchus isolate MPI-CPG fArcCen1 chromosome 7, fArcCen1, whole genome shotgun sequence genome window below encodes:
- the LOC115783002 gene encoding proteasomal ubiquitin receptor ADRM1 isoform X2, with amino-acid sequence MSSGALFPSMVSGSRGSSSKYLVEFRAGKMNLKGNTVTPDKRKGLVYIQQSDDSLIHFCWKDRTTGNVDDDLIIFPDDCEFKRVSQCTTGRVYVLKFKAGSKRLFFWMQEPKTDKDDEYCRKVNEFLNNPPIPGASGSGGGSGHELSALGGEGGLQNLLGNMSHNQLMQLMGPTGLGGLGLGALAGPGLANLLGGGGPATSSSSSSSRSQSAAVTPSSGGGPRMSSSQAPATPAAAPVTPAPSSTTAAPSTPAPAQTPVAPASTGSPTPHQPIQLSDLQSILATMNVPAAGAQGAAVDLASVCTPEMMAPILSNAEVQQRLLPFLPSGESLPQSAEEIQNTLNSPQFQQSMSMFSSALASGQLGPLMSQFGLPPEAVDAANRGDVEAFARAMQGSKGDSKEKKDDEDMSLD; translated from the exons atgtcttcagGCGCGCTCTTTCCCAGCATGGTCAGCGGCTCCAGAGGAAGCTCCAGCAAGTACTTGGTGGAGTTTCGAGCAGGTAAAATGAACCTGAAGGGGAACACTGTGACCCCGGACAAACGGAAAGGACTGGTCTACATCCAGCAGTCCGACGACTCCCTGATCCACTTCTGCTGGAAGGACCGGACCACGGGGAACGTGGATGAT GACTTGATTATCTTCCCTGACGACTGTGAATTTAAGAGGGTGAGCCAGTGCACCACCGGGCGCGTCTACGTCCTGAAGTTCAAGGCTGGATCGAAGCGGCTTTTCTTCTGGATGCAG GAACCAAAGACGGACAAAGATGACGAATACTGCCGTAAGGTGAACGAGTTCCTGAACAACCCCCCCATCCCCGGAGCGTCCGGCAGTGGCGGCGGCAGCGGCCACGAGCTGTCCGCTCTGGGAGGAGAGGGCGGCCTGCAGAACCTGCTGGGAAACATGAGCCACAACCAGCTGATGCAGCTGATGGGGCCCACGGGGCTCGGCGGGCTCG GCCTGGGAGCTCTAGCAGGACCAGGACTCGCCAACCTGTTGGGAGGTGGAGGACCTGCAACCAGCAGCTCCTCATCCAG TTCTCGTAGCCAATCGGCTGCAGTGACTCCTTCTTCAGGTGGAGGTCCCAGGATGAGCTCCTCCCAGGCACCTGCTACTCCTGCAGCTGCTCCTGTCACCCCAGCTCCCTCCTCAACCACTGCTGCTCCCTCCACACCAG CCCCAGCTCAGACTCCTGTGGCCCCGGCCTCCACCGGAAGTCCCACCCCCCACCAGCCCATCCAGCTCAGTGACCTTCAGAGCATCCTGGCCACCATGAACGTGCCAGCGGCAGGGGCTCAGGGAGCAGCAG TGGATCTGGCGAGCGTTTGCACCCCAGAGATGATGGCTCCCATCCTGAGCAATGCTGAGGTCCAGCAGAGGCTCCTCCCCTTCCTCCCCAGCGGAGAGAGTTTGCCACAGAGCGCCGAGGAGATCCAGAACACCCTGAACTCTCCTCAGTTCCAGCAG TCGATGAGCATGTTCAGCAGCGCGTTGGCCTCCGGGCAGCTCGGCCCGCTCATGAGTCAGTTTGGTCTGCCGCCCGAGGCTGTGGACGCCGCCAACCGAGGAG ATGTGGAGGCGTTTGCTCGAGCCATGCAGGGCAGCAAAGGAGACTCGAAGGAGAAGAAGGACGATGAGGACATGAGTCTGGATTAG
- the LOC115783002 gene encoding proteasomal ubiquitin receptor ADRM1 isoform X1 translates to MSSGALFPSMVSGSRGSSSKYLVEFRAGKMNLKGNTVTPDKRKGLVYIQQSDDSLIHFCWKDRTTGNVDDDLIIFPDDCEFKRVSQCTTGRVYVLKFKAGSKRLFFWMQEPKTDKDDEYCRKVNEFLNNPPIPGASGSGGGSGHELSALGGEGGLQNLLGNMSHNQLMQLMGPTGLGGLGGLGALAGPGLANLLGGGGPATSSSSSSSRSQSAAVTPSSGGGPRMSSSQAPATPAAAPVTPAPSSTTAAPSTPAPAQTPVAPASTGSPTPHQPIQLSDLQSILATMNVPAAGAQGAAVDLASVCTPEMMAPILSNAEVQQRLLPFLPSGESLPQSAEEIQNTLNSPQFQQSMSMFSSALASGQLGPLMSQFGLPPEAVDAANRGDVEAFARAMQGSKGDSKEKKDDEDMSLD, encoded by the exons atgtcttcagGCGCGCTCTTTCCCAGCATGGTCAGCGGCTCCAGAGGAAGCTCCAGCAAGTACTTGGTGGAGTTTCGAGCAGGTAAAATGAACCTGAAGGGGAACACTGTGACCCCGGACAAACGGAAAGGACTGGTCTACATCCAGCAGTCCGACGACTCCCTGATCCACTTCTGCTGGAAGGACCGGACCACGGGGAACGTGGATGAT GACTTGATTATCTTCCCTGACGACTGTGAATTTAAGAGGGTGAGCCAGTGCACCACCGGGCGCGTCTACGTCCTGAAGTTCAAGGCTGGATCGAAGCGGCTTTTCTTCTGGATGCAG GAACCAAAGACGGACAAAGATGACGAATACTGCCGTAAGGTGAACGAGTTCCTGAACAACCCCCCCATCCCCGGAGCGTCCGGCAGTGGCGGCGGCAGCGGCCACGAGCTGTCCGCTCTGGGAGGAGAGGGCGGCCTGCAGAACCTGCTGGGAAACATGAGCCACAACCAGCTGATGCAGCTGATGGGGCCCACGGGGCTCGGCGGGCTCG GAGGCCTGGGAGCTCTAGCAGGACCAGGACTCGCCAACCTGTTGGGAGGTGGAGGACCTGCAACCAGCAGCTCCTCATCCAG TTCTCGTAGCCAATCGGCTGCAGTGACTCCTTCTTCAGGTGGAGGTCCCAGGATGAGCTCCTCCCAGGCACCTGCTACTCCTGCAGCTGCTCCTGTCACCCCAGCTCCCTCCTCAACCACTGCTGCTCCCTCCACACCAG CCCCAGCTCAGACTCCTGTGGCCCCGGCCTCCACCGGAAGTCCCACCCCCCACCAGCCCATCCAGCTCAGTGACCTTCAGAGCATCCTGGCCACCATGAACGTGCCAGCGGCAGGGGCTCAGGGAGCAGCAG TGGATCTGGCGAGCGTTTGCACCCCAGAGATGATGGCTCCCATCCTGAGCAATGCTGAGGTCCAGCAGAGGCTCCTCCCCTTCCTCCCCAGCGGAGAGAGTTTGCCACAGAGCGCCGAGGAGATCCAGAACACCCTGAACTCTCCTCAGTTCCAGCAG TCGATGAGCATGTTCAGCAGCGCGTTGGCCTCCGGGCAGCTCGGCCCGCTCATGAGTCAGTTTGGTCTGCCGCCCGAGGCTGTGGACGCCGCCAACCGAGGAG ATGTGGAGGCGTTTGCTCGAGCCATGCAGGGCAGCAAAGGAGACTCGAAGGAGAAGAAGGACGATGAGGACATGAGTCTGGATTAG